Proteins encoded together in one Mus caroli chromosome 4, CAROLI_EIJ_v1.1, whole genome shotgun sequence window:
- the Heyl gene encoding hairy/enhancer-of-split related with YRPW motif-like protein produces MKRPRAPSGSDGESDGPIDVGQENDLSQMARPLTTPSPSQMQARKKRRGIIEKRRRDRINSSLSELRRLVPTAFEKQGSSKLEKAEVLQMTVDHLKMLHASGGTGFFDARALAVDFRSIGFRECLTEVIRYLGVLEGPSSHADPVRIRLLSHLKSYAAEMEPSPTTTGALAFPVWPWSFLHSCPGLPSLSSQLAILGRVPGPVLPSVSSPPYPISALRSAPVHRPAGTIPPTRRNLLPSRGVTSTQRAHLPERPAAPPPTALDVRAARSIVPIPPCSPTTAPGAGKSDDNVSGSISSPCPSGPTGRPAGAVFYHSWVSEITEIGAF; encoded by the exons cCAGATGGCCAGGCCGCTGACTACCCCCAGCCCTTCGCAGATGCAAGCCCGGAAGAAGCGCAGAGGG ATCATAGAGAAACGGCGCCGAGACCGCATCAACAGTAGCCTTTCTGAATTGCGACGATTGGTCCCCACTGCCTTTGAGAAACAG GGCTCCTCCAAGCTGGAGAAAGCTGAGGTCTTGCAGATGACCGTGGATCACTTGAAGATGCTCCATGCCTCTGGTGGCACAG GGTTCTTTGATGCCCGAGCCCTGGCTGTTGACTTCCGGAGTATTGGGTTTCGGGAATGCCTCACTGAGGTCATAAGATACCTGGGGGTCCTGGAAGGACCCAGCAGCCATGCCGACCCTGTCCGGATTCgcctcctctcccacctcaaGAGCTATGCAGCAGAGATGGAGCCCTCACCCACGACCACCGGTGCCCTGGCCTTTCCCGTGTGGCCCTGGTCCTTCCTGCATAGCTGTCCAGGCTTGCCTTCCCTGAGCAGTCAGCTCGCCATCCTGGGAAGAGTGCCCGGCCCTGTCCTCCCCAGCGTCTCTTCTCCCCCTTACCCTATCTCAGCCCTGAGGTCGGCACCAGTGCACAGACCTGCTGGTACCATCCCCCCAACCCGGCGGAATTTGTTGCCCAGCCGAGGGGTGACTTCCACCCAGAGAGCCCATCTTCCTGAGAGGCCAGCTGCCCCTCCACCCACAGCCCTTGATGTCAGGGCTGCCAGGAGCATAGTCCCAATCCCACCATGTTCCCCCACAACAGCCCCTGGAGCTGGGAAATCTGATGACAATGTGTCTGGTTCCATCTCCAGCCCATGTCCTTCGGGGCCAACCGGGAGGCCCGCGGGAGCAGTGTTCTACCACTCCTGGGTCTCAGAAATCACTGAAATTGGGGCTTTCTGA